Proteins from one Impatiens glandulifera chromosome 2, dImpGla2.1, whole genome shotgun sequence genomic window:
- the LOC124924525 gene encoding secreted RxLR effector protein 161-like has protein sequence MATTKPIDTPSASNAHLSVVFAPKSSQEKEYMSHVSYASAVGSLMYAMVCTRPDLAHAVNVVSSYGSDSQCLVSGYSDSDYAGDVDSRRSMTGYVFTLGGSVVSWKATLQPTVTLSTTKAEYMALTEAAKEGI, from the exons ATGGCTACTACTAAGCCCATTGATACTCCTAGTGCTTCAAATGCACATTTGTCTGTAGTATTTGCACCTAAATCATCTCAGGAGAAGGAATACATGTCACATGTTTCTTATGCTAGTGCAGTGGGAAGcttgatgtatgctatggtcTGCACTAGACCGGATCTTGCACATGCTGTTAATGTTGTCAGTAG TTATGGTAGTGATAGTCAGTGTCTAGTATCTGGTTACTCAGATTCTGACTATGCTGGAGATGTAGATAGTAGAAGATCGATGACCGGTTATGTATTCACGCTTGGTGGTTCTGTTGTGAGTTGGAAGGCTACTCTACAGCCGACAGTAACTTTGTCTACTACAAAGGCAGAATATATGGCtttgacagaagctgctaaggagggAATCTGA
- the LOC124927778 gene encoding nuclear poly(A) polymerase 4-like isoform X2 — translation MMGPESLEDSSSPAPPPLTKKYGVTKPISVAGPNESDFQRNIELEKFLLDAGLYVSDEDASRRVEVLRRMDQIVKCWVKQLTRQRGYTDQMVEDANAVMLTFGSYRLGVHGPGADMDTLCVGPSYVNREEDFFIVLHDMLAEMEEVTELQPVPDAHVPVMKFKLQGISVDLLYASISLLVVPEDLDISDESVLLNVDEQTVRSLNGCRVADQILKLVPNVENFRTTLRCLKFWAKRRGVYSNVTGFLGGVNWALLVARVCQLYPNAVPSMLLSRFFRVFTQWRWPNPVMLCPIEEEDLGFVVWDPRKNPRDRTHHMPIITPAYPCMNSSYNVSTSTLRVMIEQFHHGNKICEEIEMNKCQWSALFEPYFFFEAYKNYLQIDIVAVDADDMLSWKGWVESRLRQLTLKIERDTYGMLQCHPYPNEYMDSSKPCQHCSFFMGLQRKLGVKVQEGQQFDIRGTVDEFKQDINMYMFWKPGMDIYVSHVRRKQIPAYVFPDGYKRPRVSRHTSQQAERGEEDAEGCRSNSSEKQLKRKTDTEMVSGRTEGLEKRPSISPQRLHSAVSKSCTRSDGGSQFSSNEVVDMSSDDLISSGGAKAALGEVEEMMEPCILSAGDTDVQNFSKDCEGDVGEANLELRLDKGSLNRSTVFGNNIEETLEPTTIAMGMGVESQNGASSEPVKNPSMRLSLESTA, via the exons ATGATGGGCCCAGAGAGTCTGGAAGATTCTTCTTCACCTGCCCCGCCACCGCTGACAAAGAAGTATGGCGTGACCAAACCAATTTCAGTTGCCGGTCCAAATGAATCAGATTTCCAACGAAATATTGAACTGGAAAAG TTCTTGCTTGACGCTGGGCTGTATGTAAGTGATGAAGATGCTTCTAGAAGAGTTGAGGTTCTTCGTCGCATGGATCAG ATTGTGAAGTGTTGGGTGAAGCAACTAACTCGCCAAAGAGGCTACACAGATCAAATGGTAGAAGATGCTAATGCAGTCATGCTTACTTTTGGTTCATATCGTCTAGGG GTACATGGACCTGGGGCTGATATGGATACTCTATGTGTTGGTCCATCCTATGTGAACAGAGAG GAAGACTTCTTCATTGTTCTTCATGATATGCTGGCTGAAATGGAAGAGGTTACTGAACTCCAACCAGTTCCTGATGCTCATGTTCCAGTAATGAAATTCAAGCTTCAAGGAATATCAGTGGACCTCCTTTATGCTAGTATATCACTTTTGGTTGTGCCAGAG GACTTAGATATCTCAGATGAATCTGTACTCTTAAATGTGGATGAGCAAACTGTTCGTAGTCTCAACGGATGCAGGGTTGCAGATCAAATTCTCAAGCTTGTACCAAATGTTGAg aacTTCCGTACAACACTCAGGTGTCTGAAATTTTGGGCCAAAAGGCGTGGTGTTTATTCTAAT GTTACTGGATTTCTTGGTGGGGTCAATTGGGCCCTGTTAGTTGCTCGTGTCTGCCAACTTTATCCCAATGCAGTCCCCAGCATGCTGCTTTCCCGTTTTTTTAGAGTTTTCACACAATGGCGTTGGCCAAATCCTGTGATGCTATGCCCAATAGAAGAGGAAGACCTTGGTTTTGTTGTGTGGGATCCTCGAAAAAACCCTAGGGATCGAACCCACCATATGCCAATAATAACCCCAGCATATCCCTGCATGAACTCTAGCTACAATGTGTCAACAAGTACACTTAGAGTTATGATTGAGCAATTCCATCACGGTAACAAAATTTGTGAG GAGATTGAGATGAACAAATGCCAGTGGAGTGCCTTGTTTGAACCATATTTCTTTTTTGAGGCCTACAAAAATTATTTGCAGATTGACATAGTTGCAGTAGATGCTGATGATATGCTTTCTTGGAAGGGTTGGGTTGAATCTAGGCTTAGGCAACTGACATTGAAG ATAGAAAGGGACACATATGGAATGTTGCAATGCCATCCTTATCCAAACGAATATATGGACTCATCGAAACCATGTCAACATTGTTCTTTCTTCATGGGCTTGCAAAGAAAATTGGGTGTGAAAGTCCAAGAAGGGCAGCAGTTTGATATACGTGGAACTGTTGATGAATTCAAGCAAGACATAAACATGTACATGTTCTGGAAACCGGGGATGGATATCTATGTTTCTCATGTTCGTAGGAAACAAATACCTGCTTATGTATTTCCCGATGGATATAAACGACCACGGGTATCCAGGCATACTAGTCAGCAAGCTGAAAGAGGCGAGGAAGATGCTGAAGGCTGCAGGTCTAATTCTTCTGAAAAGCAACTTAAGAGGAAGACAGATACAGAAATGGTCAGTGGAAGGACGGAGGGGCTGGAGAAACGACCTTCTATTAGTCCCCAACGTCTACACTCTGCTGTTTCCAAAAGCTGTACAAGATCTGACGGGGGATCTCAATTCAGCTCTAATGAAGTGGTTGATATGTCTTCTGATG ATCTGATCAGCTCTGGAGGGGCCAAAGCTGCTTTGGGAGAAGTTGAGGAGATGATGGAACCGTGTATTCTGTCCGCAGGAGATACTGATGTTCAGAACTTCAGTAAAGATTGTGAG GGTGATGTAGGTGAAGCCAATCTAGAGTTGCGTTTGGATAAGGGGTCTTTGAACAGGAGCACAGTGTTTGGAAACAACATAGAAGAGACATTGGAG CCAACAACTATTGCAATGGGGATGGGGGTAGAATCCCAGAACGGGGCTAGTTCTGAACCAGTGAAGAATCCATCAATGAG GCTTAGTCTGGAGTCTACTGCTTAA
- the LOC124927778 gene encoding nuclear poly(A) polymerase 4-like isoform X1, with translation MMGPESLEDSSSPAPPPLTKKYGVTKPISVAGPNESDFQRNIELEKFLLDAGLYVSDEDASRRVEVLRRMDQIVKCWVKQLTRQRGYTDQMVEDANAVMLTFGSYRLGVHGPGADMDTLCVGPSYVNREEDFFIVLHDMLAEMEEVTELQPVPDAHVPVMKFKLQGISVDLLYASISLLVVPEDLDISDESVLLNVDEQTVRSLNGCRVADQILKLVPNVENFRTTLRCLKFWAKRRGVYSNVTGFLGGVNWALLVARVCQLYPNAVPSMLLSRFFRVFTQWRWPNPVMLCPIEEEDLGFVVWDPRKNPRDRTHHMPIITPAYPCMNSSYNVSTSTLRVMIEQFHHGNKICEEIEMNKCQWSALFEPYFFFEAYKNYLQIDIVAVDADDMLSWKGWVESRLRQLTLKIERDTYGMLQCHPYPNEYMDSSKPCQHCSFFMGLQRKLGVKVQEGQQFDIRGTVDEFKQDINMYMFWKPGMDIYVSHVRRKQIPAYVFPDGYKRPRVSRHTSQQAERGEEDAEGCRSNSSEKQLKRKTDTEMVSGRTEGLEKRPSISPQRLHSAVSKSCTRSDGGSQFSSNEVVDMSSDDLISSGGAKAALGEVEEMMEPCILSAGDTDVQNFSKDCESMQGDVGEANLELRLDKGSLNRSTVFGNNIEETLEPTTIAMGMGVESQNGASSEPVKNPSMRLSLESTA, from the exons ATGATGGGCCCAGAGAGTCTGGAAGATTCTTCTTCACCTGCCCCGCCACCGCTGACAAAGAAGTATGGCGTGACCAAACCAATTTCAGTTGCCGGTCCAAATGAATCAGATTTCCAACGAAATATTGAACTGGAAAAG TTCTTGCTTGACGCTGGGCTGTATGTAAGTGATGAAGATGCTTCTAGAAGAGTTGAGGTTCTTCGTCGCATGGATCAG ATTGTGAAGTGTTGGGTGAAGCAACTAACTCGCCAAAGAGGCTACACAGATCAAATGGTAGAAGATGCTAATGCAGTCATGCTTACTTTTGGTTCATATCGTCTAGGG GTACATGGACCTGGGGCTGATATGGATACTCTATGTGTTGGTCCATCCTATGTGAACAGAGAG GAAGACTTCTTCATTGTTCTTCATGATATGCTGGCTGAAATGGAAGAGGTTACTGAACTCCAACCAGTTCCTGATGCTCATGTTCCAGTAATGAAATTCAAGCTTCAAGGAATATCAGTGGACCTCCTTTATGCTAGTATATCACTTTTGGTTGTGCCAGAG GACTTAGATATCTCAGATGAATCTGTACTCTTAAATGTGGATGAGCAAACTGTTCGTAGTCTCAACGGATGCAGGGTTGCAGATCAAATTCTCAAGCTTGTACCAAATGTTGAg aacTTCCGTACAACACTCAGGTGTCTGAAATTTTGGGCCAAAAGGCGTGGTGTTTATTCTAAT GTTACTGGATTTCTTGGTGGGGTCAATTGGGCCCTGTTAGTTGCTCGTGTCTGCCAACTTTATCCCAATGCAGTCCCCAGCATGCTGCTTTCCCGTTTTTTTAGAGTTTTCACACAATGGCGTTGGCCAAATCCTGTGATGCTATGCCCAATAGAAGAGGAAGACCTTGGTTTTGTTGTGTGGGATCCTCGAAAAAACCCTAGGGATCGAACCCACCATATGCCAATAATAACCCCAGCATATCCCTGCATGAACTCTAGCTACAATGTGTCAACAAGTACACTTAGAGTTATGATTGAGCAATTCCATCACGGTAACAAAATTTGTGAG GAGATTGAGATGAACAAATGCCAGTGGAGTGCCTTGTTTGAACCATATTTCTTTTTTGAGGCCTACAAAAATTATTTGCAGATTGACATAGTTGCAGTAGATGCTGATGATATGCTTTCTTGGAAGGGTTGGGTTGAATCTAGGCTTAGGCAACTGACATTGAAG ATAGAAAGGGACACATATGGAATGTTGCAATGCCATCCTTATCCAAACGAATATATGGACTCATCGAAACCATGTCAACATTGTTCTTTCTTCATGGGCTTGCAAAGAAAATTGGGTGTGAAAGTCCAAGAAGGGCAGCAGTTTGATATACGTGGAACTGTTGATGAATTCAAGCAAGACATAAACATGTACATGTTCTGGAAACCGGGGATGGATATCTATGTTTCTCATGTTCGTAGGAAACAAATACCTGCTTATGTATTTCCCGATGGATATAAACGACCACGGGTATCCAGGCATACTAGTCAGCAAGCTGAAAGAGGCGAGGAAGATGCTGAAGGCTGCAGGTCTAATTCTTCTGAAAAGCAACTTAAGAGGAAGACAGATACAGAAATGGTCAGTGGAAGGACGGAGGGGCTGGAGAAACGACCTTCTATTAGTCCCCAACGTCTACACTCTGCTGTTTCCAAAAGCTGTACAAGATCTGACGGGGGATCTCAATTCAGCTCTAATGAAGTGGTTGATATGTCTTCTGATG ATCTGATCAGCTCTGGAGGGGCCAAAGCTGCTTTGGGAGAAGTTGAGGAGATGATGGAACCGTGTATTCTGTCCGCAGGAGATACTGATGTTCAGAACTTCAGTAAAGATTGTGAG TCCATGCAGGGTGATGTAGGTGAAGCCAATCTAGAGTTGCGTTTGGATAAGGGGTCTTTGAACAGGAGCACAGTGTTTGGAAACAACATAGAAGAGACATTGGAG CCAACAACTATTGCAATGGGGATGGGGGTAGAATCCCAGAACGGGGCTAGTTCTGAACCAGTGAAGAATCCATCAATGAG GCTTAGTCTGGAGTCTACTGCTTAA